Proteins encoded together in one Dasypus novemcinctus isolate mDasNov1 chromosome 9, mDasNov1.1.hap2, whole genome shotgun sequence window:
- the OPRD1 gene encoding delta-type opioid receptor, whose translation MHFLPRYTKMKTATNIYIFNLALADALATSTLPFQSAKYLMKTWPFGELLCKAVLSIDYYNMFTSIFTLTMMSVDRYIAVCHPIKALDFRTPAKAKLINICIWVLASGVGVPIMVMAVTHPRDGAVVCTLQFPSPSWYWDRVTKICVFLFAFVLPILIITVCYGLMLLRLRSVRLLSGSKEKDRSLRRITRMVLVVVGAFVVCWAPIHIFVIVWTLVDIDRRDPLVVAALHLCIALGYANSSLNPVLYAFLDENFKRCFRQLCRAPCGRPEPGSFGRARQATARERVSACTPSDGPGGGAAA comes from the exons ATGCACTTCCTTCCAAGGTACACCAAGATGAAGACGGCCACCAACATCTACATCTTTAACCTGGCCTTGGCAGATGCATTGGCCACCAGCACGTTGCCCTTCCAGAGTGCCAAGTACCTGATGAAGACGTGGCCTTTCGGAGAACTGCTCTGCAAGGCTGTGCTCTCCATTGACTATTACAACATGTTCACCAGCATCTTCACACTCACCATGATGAGTGTCGACCGCTACATCGCTGTCTGCCACCCCATCAAGGCCCTGGACTTCCGTACACCTGCCAAGGCCAAGCTGATAAATATCTGCATCTGGGTCCTGGCCTCAGGTGTTGGTGTGCCCATCATGGTCATGGCTGTGACCCACCCCCGGG ACGGGGCGGTGGTGTGCACGCTCCAGTTCCCCAGCCCCAGCTGGTACTGGGACAGGGTGACCAAGATCTGCGTGTTCCTCTTCGCCTTCGTCCTGCCCATCCTCATCATCACGGTGTGCTACGGCCTCATGCTGCTGCGCCTGCGCAGCGTGCGCCTGCTGTCGGGCTCCAAGGAGAAGGACCGCAGCCTGCGGCGCATCACGCGCATGGTGCTGGTGGTCGTGGGCGCCTTCGTGGTGTGCTGGGCGCCCATCCACATCTTCGTCATCGTCTGGACGCTGGTGGACATCGACCGGCGCGACCCGCTCGTGGTGGCCGCGCTGCACCTGTGCATCGCGCTCGGCTACGCCAACAGCAGCCTCAACCCCGTGCTCTACGCCTTCCTCGACGAGAACTTCAAGCGCTGCTTCCGCCAGCTCTGCCGCGCGCCCTGCGGCCGCCCGGAGCCCGGCAGCTTCGGCCGCGCGCGCCAAGCCACCGCCCGCGAGCGGGTCTCCGCCTGCACCCCGTCCGACGGCCCCGGCGGGGGCGCCGCTGCCTGA